The genomic DNA CATAAACAAAGCAGCACAAGTGATACCTGTTCTTTTGTTCCCATCAACAAAAAGATGATCAGAAATAACGATACGCGCGTAAACCGCAGCTTTTTCGAAAACTCCATTGTACTGCTCTTGCCCGAAAACGCTTTGTTGTGGTGCAGCTATAACCGAAAACAGACTTCTCTCATCACGAACACCATGACTTCCGCCATAGTCTTCAATTAGCTGAAAATGTATCAACAGAATATCTTCTGTACTAAGATACTTCACTATTATCTACCTGCTAGATTTTTGAGCGCCTGGCCGTATTGCTGTTTAAATTTTTTGTAGTTTAGTGCTACTTCATTAGCAGGCGCTTCTAGCTTTTTAAATGTAACACTAACTTCATCGCCCGGTTTTAGGTTGAGGCTTTTGAGGTTTTTTGCAGGTATCGTGACTCCTGCGGATGTGCCAATTTTTATAATTTTTTGGATTGTTGTTACTGTCATACTATGACTTTAGCAAATTCCGCAAAATATTACAATATTATTATAATGTTTCCGAGAACTACAGGAATTACGTGTTTAGTGCATTTTCGGATGAAAATAGAGTACCGCAAGCCGAGCCGTACTCAACGTACGGTGAGCGCGTAACGGAGATTTTCATCAAAAAGGTGCAAACGTGTAATTCCTGTTTACTTGGGTTGACTAATGTCGAGCTGGGGGTTATTAAAACTACCGCCCAAATTACGTCAGAGTCTTCATCTTATTTCTCTAAAATTTCAGTTCTGAGTAGATAGACTTTGTTACGTCGTCTATTTCGTGGCGCATTTGTGGGAACGGCACACCCTCACGGGCCGAAACACCTTCAAAAATCCAAAAAACACGTTCAGAAAAGCCAAGCCCACAAGTTGGCGGCATGCCATATTCGAGCATTTCGACGTAATCAATATCAAGCATTTGAGCTTCTGCATCGCCGCTGGCGCGCATCGCTTCTTGTTCTAGGAAGCGATTTAACTGATCAATTGGGTCATTAAGCTCAGAATAGCCGTTGCACAATTCGCTGCCAGCAATCACTGCCTGAAAACGCTGCACAGTATCGGGATTTTCAAGATTAGTTTTTGCAAGCGGACTAATAAATAACGGCGTATTGATTAGCCAAGCTGGCCCCGCCACACCTGCCCTGATTCGTTTCCAAAGCTTGTCGATAGA from Candidatus Saccharibacteria bacterium includes the following:
- a CDS encoding type II toxin-antitoxin system death-on-curing family toxin, with the protein product MKYLSTEDILLIHFQLIEDYGGSHGVRDERSLFSVIAAPQQSVFGQEQYNGVFEKAAVYARIVISDHLFVDGNKRTGITCAALFMMQNGHLLNAMPKELEDFAVHIAFSKADIPEIAAWFKSHTSSI